The following DNA comes from Methanobrevibacter millerae.
ATCACCATTTCCCTAGTAGACCGGAAGATACCTTCCGAATAACAATCCTTCTACTAAATACTATTAACATTTAAAAATATATAAAACTATCCTTAATTTGAAAGAATCTCATCCCAGGATTGAACTCTGTCTTTGATATCATAATCCTTTAAAACCTTATCTAAAGCATTCTGACGGATTTGATGTCTTAAATCTTTATCTAAAATAAGTTTTTCTATTTTTTCAAGCCATTCCTCATCATCTTTAGCCAAAAATCCGTCAACACCATCAGTGATGACAGAGTTGTAGACGCACATATCGGAATATACGCCGGGAACAGCCAAAACGGCAAGTTCAATAAACTTCAATTCGCTTTTGCATTGATTGAAAGGTGAATCTTCAAGCGGAACAATTGCAATATCCCAGTCAATCGTATCTGAAAGCCATGGCATGAAATTTTCAAAATCCATATTGTTTGGAGGCAGTTCGACCGCTTTAAACCAGTCTTCATCCACATTGTCGGCAGCGTTGAATCCGCCGATTACCTCAAAATCGAAATCGTATTTCTCCTTAAGTTTCAAAATGACATTTTTTATTAAAAACAAATCCTTGGAATGGGTAAGGGTACCGTAATAGCCAAGTTTCAAAGGCCCTTCTGATTTAACGTCATCCTTGATGTCAAAAACTGAATTGACATAGTAATTCGGAATGATGACAGTCTTTTTATCATCGAATTTTGAAGCCAAGCTTGGAGTTGTAACGGTAACGACATCTGATGCGTCAATATAATCGATGATAGACTGTGAAACCCTGTTGACGTATTCATATGAAGGGCTGTTTTCCTCAACGCCCAGCAAATCGTCATCGGTTTCATAAATTAGCCTGATGCCCAGTTTCTCGCACTTTTCACGCAAAAGATCAAGAAACGGAAGAATCCTTTGAACCACGACAACGTCAAACAGCCTGCATCTTAGGATGTTTTCGATGTTCATCATAGCATAGGAATCCATCCCATACATGAAAAATGTGTATTTTCCGCTTTTTGAAAGCTCGCTGAAGAGTTCGTGAAGCCTGATATAAGGGCATGGCGCCAGATTTTCAAAGGGATCGTTGGTGAAAACCCCCACGCGAATCCTTTCAATGTCAACCGGATTTTCACGCTGAATGTATGGAATCAGGGTTTTCTTGTCCCGAATGTAAAAGGAAGTTGAAACTATATCCTCGACCTTGGACTTTTCATTTGAAAAATACTGTTTATAAAGGTCCATTTCAAGTGTATTAATGTAGCCGTTATCCAGGGCATTAATATAATTGCCCTTAAAGAAACCGTCAGTAACATAGTCCAAAAGAGGTTTTTCGCTTCCATAAGTATTTTTATAGAAATCAAGGTTGAAAACATCGCTGACATAGGACTGCTGGACATCCAAAGGGTCATTAATGCCGTAGTATAGGTAATGGAGAATATAGTCCAAATCATTTAAATTATTGTGAACCGCCAGATATCCGCCCTCATCAATGACTTTAAGGGATTTAATCCTTGAATAAGCCTTTTGATATTTGGAAATCTTTTGGGGATTTCCCTTTGACTTCAGCGCAATGTAAGCTTTGGGGTTATTTTTTATTGATTTGGAAAAAAGCATGATTTCAACTCTTAATTTATTTATATCTGTTAACATAAAAATAAATTTATGTCATATAAAGTAACTGTTATTATTCCATCTTACAATAGCGTTGAATTTCTGGACTCAACCATTGAATCAATCAAGGCTCAGACGTTCGGCTTTGAAAATATCGAACTGATTATAATCGATGATTACTCAACGGACTCAACCCAGGAGCTTATAGACAAGTATTGCGCAGAATATGAAAACATTAAAACATACGAATCCGGAAAGAAAACCGGAACGCCGGGAAGAGCCAGAAACATTGGAATAGCTAACAGTACTGCCGATTATATAATGTTTATCGATCATGACGACAAATATCTGCCGGATACGGTGGAAAAGCTGTACAACGCAATTACGGCAAACAACAGTGATGTGGCCATCGGAAAATTCCAGTCATTCGGCGAAAACTACTTCGTTACCGAAGATTGGATTACTGAAGACATCATTTTAAATTCAATCGATGAAAACCTCCTGTTTTTCTCAATTAACAATATCTGGAGAATGATTTTTCCTAAAGAATTTCTGCTTGAACATGAAATAACATTCCCAGAAGGCGTATTTGCGGAAGACCTGACATTTATGGTCGACAGCTTCATTAATGCAAATAAAATAGTCTTTATTAATGATATTGTATATAATTTCAGATTAAGAACTGGAGACAACTCATCAACCAGCCTTTCAAAAGGCATGCATTACCTGAACGGGTTAATTGACGGCTATTCATACACCGCTGACGTTTTAAAGAAAAACGATGCCTGCAAATACTACGATACCATTTTCAACCAGCACTTGTCCTGCTGGCTCAGCGATGTTGCCTTAAGCGAAACAATTTCTTTAGAAGATAAAAAGACACTGGTTGAAAAATCCATTCCATTATTTGAAAAGCTTGAAAATAATGAACCTTTCCCTGAAAACAATGCCATAAAAAGCATTATCACACAGATTGTGGCCGGAAACCTTGATGAAGCATATATGCAAATGGGAGATTATCGGCTCTTTACAAACAGAATTTATAATCTTGAAAACGAGCTGAATCAAAAAAGGCAACAGGTTGCTACGCTTCAAACAACAAAAGGATGGTTTAAATATAAAATAAACAATATAAAGGAAAGGTTATTTTAAAAAATTAGAAATTTTAAAGGTTAATCAATGTCAGAATTACACAAAATGTGTAAAACTCACATAAGACATTGATTAGAAATTTTCATCCATGGTTTAAAAAGGAATTTTTTTCCTTTGATAATCTTATTATAATTTTTACTATATAAATGTAATTAAAGGAAAAATTAACCAATTACTCAATTAACCCCTTAAAAATCTCATCCCACTGATTTACACGGGATTTTAAATTGTAATTCTCTAAAATATCGTCACGGGCATTGTTGACAAAACCGTTTCTCAATACCGGATCCTCAATTAATAAAGACATTTTATCCACCCATTCATCTTCATTGCTTGCCAAATATCCGTTTACCCCATCTTTAATGGACCTGTTATAAGCCTCAACATTACTTGCAACGACAGGAATACCCAAAGCTGCAAATTCTATGTATTTAAGCTCGCTTTTACAGCTATTGAAATCCGTGTTGACCAATGGAATGATACCAATGTCCCATTCAGAATGTTTTCCCAGCCAATCGTAAAATGTATGCATTGACATCGGATAATAAGGGATTTTTATAATATTGAACC
Coding sequences within:
- a CDS encoding glycosyltransferase family protein encodes the protein MLFSKSIKNNPKAYIALKSKGNPQKISKYQKAYSRIKSLKVIDEGGYLAVHNNLNDLDYILHYLYYGINDPLDVQQSYVSDVFNLDFYKNTYGSEKPLLDYVTDGFFKGNYINALDNGYINTLEMDLYKQYFSNEKSKVEDIVSTSFYIRDKKTLIPYIQRENPVDIERIRVGVFTNDPFENLAPCPYIRLHELFSELSKSGKYTFFMYGMDSYAMMNIENILRCRLFDVVVVQRILPFLDLLREKCEKLGIRLIYETDDDLLGVEENSPSYEYVNRVSQSIIDYIDASDVVTVTTPSLASKFDDKKTVIIPNYYVNSVFDIKDDVKSEGPLKLGYYGTLTHSKDLFLIKNVILKLKEKYDFDFEVIGGFNAADNVDEDWFKAVELPPNNMDFENFMPWLSDTIDWDIAIVPLEDSPFNQCKSELKFIELAVLAVPGVYSDMCVYNSVITDGVDGFLAKDDEEWLEKIEKLILDKDLRHQIRQNALDKVLKDYDIKDRVQSWDEILSN
- a CDS encoding glycosyltransferase family 2 protein — protein: MSYKVTVIIPSYNSVEFLDSTIESIKAQTFGFENIELIIIDDYSTDSTQELIDKYCAEYENIKTYESGKKTGTPGRARNIGIANSTADYIMFIDHDDKYLPDTVEKLYNAITANNSDVAIGKFQSFGENYFVTEDWITEDIILNSIDENLLFFSINNIWRMIFPKEFLLEHEITFPEGVFAEDLTFMVDSFINANKIVFINDIVYNFRLRTGDNSSTSLSKGMHYLNGLIDGYSYTADVLKKNDACKYYDTIFNQHLSCWLSDVALSETISLEDKKTLVEKSIPLFEKLENNEPFPENNAIKSIITQIVAGNLDEAYMQMGDYRLFTNRIYNLENELNQKRQQVATLQTTKGWFKYKINNIKERLF